The following nucleotide sequence is from Alistipes sp. ZOR0009.
GAGACAGAGTCGACGAGTCGACCGGAGAGGCATACACCAACTCGGGCAGGACATTGGATTCCATGAAAAAGAATAAGCGAACGCTTGCCATAAAAACGGGTATAGAGGAGGTTGACGCCGAACTGGACACCGAACTTAAGCTTTTGGAGGTGATAGCAGCAGGCTGGAAGGTAACCTCTGCAGAGGTGCTCTACTGGCTGCTACAAGGGAAAAACGAGGCTGAAATAGGCAGCATACTCGGCATTACCCAATCGGCCATTAACCAACGTAAAAAAACAGCGGGCTGGTATGGCGTTGAAGCGCTGCTGGCACGTTTTGATGAAATAGTAAGGGGGAAAATACGATGAACCTAACCATTCTCGTTCAGTTGCTACTGGCCCATATTCTGGCCGATTTTGTTTTTCAGACCGACGACATGGTCGAAAGCAAGAAAAAAGGGGGACTAAAGTCGAAAAAATTTTGGTTTCACATTGTTCTTTCAGGAGCCCTAACCTACCTTATACTAATGCAATGGAGCGGGTGGCTGGTGCCTCTTTTTGTTATGGTTACCCACGGCTTGCTCGATTATCTGAAAATAAGGCAGGAGGCTAAATTGCTAGCCTTTAACAACCAGGTAGAGGATGTCTCAAAAAGGAAGTCGGGTGCACGGCTTTTTCTAATGGATCAGCTTTACCATCTCCTTGTCATTCTTATGGCCTGGCTTTACCTGACAAGCTCGTTCAATCTGATACTTCCGTTTATTGCTCAACTCTTTTCGAACAAGGCTTACCTTACCATTTTAACGGCCTTAACGCTTATCGTATGGCCTGTTGGGTTGGTTATAGGTATTATAACCGAACCATTCAGAAATGAGCTGGGCAACAACGAGTCAGACAGTCTAAGCAGAGCTGGCACCTATATTGGCGTTCTGGAACGGGTGCTGACCTTCATTTTTGTACTGCTGGACCAGTTTTCGGCAATTGGGTTTCTGTTTGCGGCGAAGTCGCTGCTTCGCATCAGCAAGGATGGCGAAGAAAAAGCCCGAAAAAAGACAGAATACGTTTTAATTGGAACGCTGATGAGCTTTGCAATGGCTATTGTTGTGGGTCTTGCGGTAAAAGCTATCGTAAAAATCTAGATTCGACATACACTAGGTGAGGAAACTGCCGTAAAGCTACTGTAGGCAACACTGAGAGTAGAGACTTGAGCGAGTTCAAACCTTTCTGCTGCAATTGTTATCTGACACAAAGACATCACTCGCTATGTTCTTGCATAAAAAAACTTATAACGAATAAGGTGGATAAGCCCACTTGGCATTGCCGCAAAGCGAGATGAAAAAGAGGGCTAACTGCTTACTTCTGTTATATGGCTTATAGCGGCATTCTTTTTACTATTGCCTCAAACGCGCGCAGGGCGGCGCCGTGCAAGGCAGAAATCTGCGGTACAAGCTTCCTTACTCGTTTTTTTGAAGAAGGGCAAGAAGGAGCACGCAGACAGCATGAATGATGCTATTAATACAGAGATTCGGTTAGCTCGCAAAATACCCATCCTCTTATCCAAGCGTGCTGTATCAGCCCTAATTTACAACGTCGATAACTCATAAAACCTCAGGATAAAACTCTACCTCACAGAAGGTATGCCACCCTAATTCGGACTATAAGTTAATCAACACGTCCTCGAGCTTCCTTTTCGGAACATAATGACGCCCATCTTCATCGCGCCAATACTTAACATCTCCATCTTCGGCCATCTCTACCATGATAACCTCCTCTTTCGGTTTCCCAATGGCAAGCACAAGCGCAATACTGAGATGTTCTGGAAGTTCTAAAATTTTAGATAGCTCAGCCTTTTTTACCGAAGCGATAATGCAGCCTCCAAGTCCCTTTTCTACAGCTCCCAAAAGGATACTTTGAGACGCTATTCCTTGATCGTGGGCCATTGCAGCACCCAAAGTGGTATCCTCCAGAATAACGATATAGCCACTAGGACGTTCGCCTTCGGCAGGTCCGGCCCACTCCTTCAGGTAGCCAGCCCATGCTAATGTTTGGAATATTTTTTCGTTTAGCGATTTTTCGTTTGAGATATAGTACTTCAAAGATTGAAGGTTACGTCCACTAGCCGAAACCCTAGCCAAATCAACCAGTTCTACTAGCGTTTCTCTATCAATGCTTTCAGATTCGTAGAATCGTCTGTAGCTTCTATTCTTATACACCAACTCTTTTACCATTATTCTGAAAATTAAGAAAACAAAAAGGCCCTACAACAGCAACGTTGTAGGGCCTCAAAGATATAAATCTGCTAGTATCTTTCAGAAATTACTTTCCAGTCTACGATATTCCAAAAGCTGGATACATAGTCAGGACGACGATTTTGGTAGTCGAGATAGTAAGCATGCTCCCACACATCGCAAGTTAGCAAAGGCTTTTTACCCTTGCGAAGAGGGTTGCCAGCATTAGCTTCCTGCACAATTTCCAATACACCAGCCTCATTTTTAACCAGCCAAGACCAACCAGAACCGAATAGTCCAACCGAAGCCTTGGTAAACTCCTCCTTAAACTTCTCGAATGATCCGAATGTAGCATCAATCGCTTTTGCCAGCTCGCCAGTAGGCGCGGTAGCTGGGTTAGGCGAAAACTGGTTGAAATAGAAGGTATGATTCCAAACCTGAGCCGCATTATTAAAAATAGCCCCATCCGACTCTAAAACGATGGTTTCTAAATCGGCATTTTCAAACTTAGTTCCTGGAACCAAGTTATTTAGATTATTCACATAAGCTTGATGGTGCTTTCCGTAGTGGAATTCTAACGTTTTGTCGCTAATGGTTGGATTAAGAGCACTCAGCTCGTAAGGCAACTTTGGTAGTTCAAATTTCATCCTTTTTGTTTTTTGTATTTGTCGCTCTAGTAACAAAGGTAAACCCAAAATGTTGAGAAAGCAAAAAAAGAGCGATCTGTAAACAGACCGCCCTCACAGCTAAACTTGACCTTAAACAAAAAAGGAGTTAGAACTATAAAGTTAACTTGTACAATCGTGCAACTTCGTCCCAGTTAACAACATTAAAGAAAGCCTCAACGTACTCATTTCTACGATTCTGGTAATGCAGGTAGTAGGCATGCTCCCACACGTCAAGACCTAAAATCGGAGCCCCCTTTACATCAGCAACATCCATTAAAGGATTATCCTGATTGGGAGTAGAAGAAACCTTCAGCCCATCAGGCGTTGCAACCAGCCAAGCCCAACCAGAACCAAAGCGGCTCATTGAAGCCTGACTAAACTCCGCCTTAAACTTATCAAAACTTCCAAATGCCTTTATGATAGCCTCCCCCACTTCACCGGATGGAACGCCACCTCCGTTGGGAGACAAGAAATTCCAGAAAAGGTTGTGGTTATAGAAACCGCCACTATTATTACGAACAACAGGGGCATGCTTTGATGCATCTTTAAGAATTGCTTCGATGGAAAGATCTGCAAGCGGAGTGTCCTTAATGGCACCATTAAGATTGTTCAAATATGCAGCATGATGCTTTGTATGGTGAATCTCCATAGTTCTTGCATCAATATGAGGCTCTAATGCCAAGTAATCGTAGGTAAGTTCTGGTAGTACGAAAGCCATAATCGTAAAATTTTAATCGTTGTTTTTATTCAGTCTAATTACTGCTAAAAACGATAAGCATGAAACATTGTTCAGCTGGTTTTGAAAAAAAAGGAAACTTTTCTTCTTTTTTTGAGTCATTCAACCGTTCTTCCACTTATTACGCTAATTTTATAGGATAGCCTTAAGCCGCTACAATAATTCATCTTTAAGCCTAACGACAATGAACCTCATCGGCTTTAAGTTGTTTTGAAAATGGCTTGCTAAATGACAACTAAAAACAGACCAGATGCCGCTTGCATACTTAACAAGAAGAGAACAATTCAATGCCGCCCATCGGCTTTACAAGGAAGGCCTTAGCGATGAGGAAAATTTTGAGATATACGGAAAATGTAGCAACCCCAATTGGCATGGCCATAACTACATCCTCCTAGTTACCGTTAAGGGAGAAATAAACCCCAACACGGGCTATGTGGTAAACCTGAAAGAGCTTGGGCGGATAGTAAAAGAAGAAATTGTGGAAAAAATTGACCACAAAAATCTCAATTTAGAGGTTGATTTTATGAAAGGTATTATACCTTCGACCGAAAATTTGGCAGTTGCCATCTGGCAGCAGCTAAAGCCGCAGGTTGAAGCGCTAAAAATAGCCCTACACTGCATTAAAGTACAAGAAACCGAGAATAACTTTGCCGAATACTACGGCGAATAAACCCAAGAATAGAATGAACGATTTTGAAAATGGCGTAATTCGAGGATACGAAAAAGAAGAGCGATATAACGACGAAATTACCCAAAAACTATCAGAACACTACAAATCGATACTTACACTAATTGGGGAAGACCCCGAAAGAGAAGGTCTACTAAAAACCCCAGAGCGAGTAGCCAAAGCGATTCAATTTTTGACTCACGGCTACCATTTAGATCCTAAGGAAATCCTAAACTCAGCCAAGTTTAAGGAGGACTACCAGCAAATGGTACTGGTGAAGGATATTGAGCTCTACTCCATGTGCGAGCACCATATGATTCCGTTTTACGGGAAGGCACACGTTGCCTACATTCCCAATGGATACATCACAGGTCTTAGCAAGATTGCAAGAATAGTAGAAGCCTACGCCCGCAGGCTTCAGGTTCAAGAACGGCTAACCGTACAAATTCGCGACTGCATACACGAAACGCTGAAACCTCTTGGAGTGGCGGTTGTTATAGAGGCTTCCCACATGTGCATGCAGATGAGAGGCGTACAGAAACAAAACTCTGTAACTACAACATCAGCGTTTACAGGAGCCTTTCTTTCGAACAGCAAGACAAGGGAAGAGTTTATCCATTTAATTGGAAAGAAGCTGCATTAGAGTTGGGAGAAAAAATAAAAGAGGGTCCCCAAAGTATCACCACATAAGATAAAAAATCATGTGTTTCTCTACATATTTTTTATCTCATATAGTTGTGATTAACATACAAGAGACCCTCTTACTGCTCTATCCTTATTTTTAACAAAAAGTAAAAACCATTCTCAAATCTACTGCATAGCTTAACTTATGTTCTCTTGCCACAAGTATGAATAGTCAATTCATCAAGGTTTTTCTTATTGGGGATAAAGATACTGACACACCATGCTAAAACAAAGCTTGATACAAATCCTATCAGCCCGTAAATTAAAAAATGAATTTGAGTTTGTTGTATAAAAAATAGGATTAGTCCACTTCCGATCAACCCCGCAATAGCTCCCACTGTGCTTATTCGCTTAGTAAAAATACCCATCGCAAAAAAACCACCCAAACCACTCACAAAAAGGCCTATAATGGTTTGAAATTCATCAAAGATAGACTCAACACTTGTTTTCGAGAGCCAAATTGCCACCGTGACACCTAAAAATCCAACCCCAAAACTAATAATCTTTGCAAGTACAACCGAGTTATGCTTACCTGTTAGCCGCTGATAAAAATCTACCGTTAATGCGTTGGACACAGCATTAATGTTCGATGAAAGTGTAGACATAGTAGCCGCAAAAATAGCCGCAATCATTAAACCAGCCACCCCAGAGGGTAGAGCATACATTATATAGTATGGAAAAATAGAATCTGAATTTGTCATCGTAACATCCAAATTCATCGGGTTTTCAGAGTAGTATGCAAAAAGGGCTGCACCTACGAAGTAGAATAGCAGAGAAGCGGGTGCGCTCAGCCAACCATTAAGCCAAATACCTCTTATTGAACCACGCTCGTCTGAGGTAGTCATATACCGTTGAATTATTGATTGATCGGACGTATATGTAATTAGGCTTGAGGCCAACCCACCAAACATCACCACCCAAAAGGTTGGTTTTGTAAGATCAAAAGAAAAGTCGAGAATCTGAAGCTTATTGGCAGCACGAGAATGCTCTATTAGGGAGGAAATTCCTCCATCAATATCAACTAGTAAAAAGATAATAGCAACAAACAAGCCGGCCAAAAGGACGACACCTTGAATAACATCTCCCCATATCACAGCCTTTATTCCTCCCGTTGTACTATAAAACAAGGTTATCATTCCCATTAGAAGTATCGATACCAAAACACTGATTCCAGTAACAGTCGAAAGAGCCAAAGCTGGGAGTAGAAGCACTACACCAATACGAGATACCATAAAAACAATAAACAATGCGCTTGCAATAAGTCTGACAGATAGCCCGAATCTGCGCTCAAGATATTCGTAAGCGGAAGATAATTTTAGCCTGTGAAAAAAGGGAAAGTAGTATTTAACTACTAACGGAACAATTAAGATTATAGACACAGCCATAAGAGAATAGCGCCAATCAGAAGTGTAGGTTTTTGCAGGTAAAGCCATGTAAGAAATAGCACTCAGCATTGTTGCGAAGATGCTTATTCCAGAGGCCCACCATGGTATCTGTCCGCTAGCCGTAAAATATTCTTCAGTATTGTCATTTCCCTTCATAAAATAGTAACCGAGGTATACCATCGACAATAAATAAATTACCAGAACAATCCAATTTAACAGTCCAAATTCAGGACTGGAGTTGACCTCTCCAGCATAAACGCTAGGAGTTCTCTCTCCGGGCTTAATTTCTCCGTTAACGACATATACTTTATTCCCAACGGAAACAACTTTGGCTCCTGCAACTCCCCCATAAGGAGCATTCTGTAAGGGAGTCCAACTTTTAGTAAGCGTATGAAACGCCATTACTTTGCTGTTAAAGTTGAAGAATGAGCGATTCGCCCTCATATAAGCATCAGAGACTCTCTTTATAGAATCTCGTTGAAAGGAAGAGGGCATCTTCAAATAGGCTTCTCTGCGCGCTATTTCTTCGCGATAGATACTGGCATCTACACCTCCAACAAAAAGAATGTGGTGTGCACCTGATCTAAAAGCATCACCTCCAAAATAAGAGATAGATGAACCATTATAATTCGTCTTTACCTCCTCTCCCCATTTACTTCCTTTAATGCTGTAGGCAAGATAGCTACTTAATATATAAGGATATTTTCCATCTGCAGTAGTTCCAAAGAAGAGAAATATATTTTCCTCCTCACCATTGCTTTGTGCTACAACAACAGGTGATGTCCGAGCTCTACCTGGATAGGTGGCGAGCTGCTCCCACCGACTATCCAACCTGTTCAATTGCAGCGAAAAAAAGAGCTTTCGATACGGAGCGATAGTTTCGGCACCAACTACATAAATTTTCCCGTTTGTGTATGTCCCGCCATATAGAGCATGTTTCACAGGTAAAGGAGGCAACGAATGAGCAACTATCTTTTTCTGGGCAACATTCCAGGTAAGTAGCATCACTTTATTGCTAAAGACGCTATCGTTACGACCTCCAAGAAACACCACTCCACTAGGAACCTGAATGGAAACACCATAAGCGAGAGTAGAAGGAAGTTGTAGAGCCATTGGAGAAGGAGGCGAAGCTACTCTATCCAAGGAATAGCAGTACATCTCCTTATAGTAACGTTTGTTACCTATACTTCCATTATCTCCTATCGAAAAATTACATCCTCCTGCAACAATGAGATTTCCGTTTATGACTCCTGCAAAAGGGGAGGCAACACCTTTACCGTAACCTTTTACATCTTGGGCTCCTACGTTTTGAAGTTTTTGCCAATGGTAAGTAGGCCTTCCCTTAGGAGGAGAAGAACATCCTGTTAGTAGAAGTAATATTAAAAAGGGAAGTATCTGCGTTCTCATACTGCATTCTTTTTTGTTTGGATTTTGTCCAGCATAGCAAAAGTAATGCTGCACTGGTAGAGGGCACGAGGAAGGTGAAAACAACCTTTCCATTTACTCCCCTTTAAAGTTGTGAGCGGATTGCCTTGTCTGTTCAAATAACCAAACCATTCACCAAAGGTATCGTCGTTAAAGTGCGACCATGCGTACTTATGCACCTTTTTATACCACTCCCAACAGCGCTCATCGCCAGTATATAAATATGCTTTAGACAAAGATATAAGAGTTTCTAGATGAACCCACCAGAGTTTTTGATCCCACTCCAACTGTAATGGAGGATACCCTTTTTCATCAAGGAAATAAAAAATACCTTCATAATCCTTGTCCCATCCAAACTCTAGGATGGAGATAGTTGTATCTACAGCCTGCTTCATTAGTTCGGTATCACCATAAGCATGAGCAATATCCATAATAAACCACATGCTCTCAATACCATGGCCTGGATTAATCAGCCTACCTTCATAACTGTTATGGTGATCCCCATTAGGTAGCACATTTTCAAAGATAATGCCCCTATCTTTATCTCGAAAAATGTTCATTACCATATTGACACACTCTTGAACAGTTTGATCGACTCTATCCTTCGGAAGAACATCCTTAAGTAGCAAGACTAGATTGCTAAGAATCATAGGAAGCGAAAAATTGACTAGGTTTCTAGAACTGGGAATTGTCTTGTTCCAGATTCCTTTCGGATTGCCTTGCCTTCTCAATATATTATTAAAAGTAGCAATTGCTATTTGCATAGCTTCATCGTTGCCCGTCATTTTTGCATACTGGCTAAATCCCATTGTAGCAAAGCAATCTGAAAAAATATTGTAAGGATGAATCAGTGGATTTCCTTGCCGATCTACCGAAAAATACCAACTCCCATCAGATGCCCTTCCGTACTTTTTAAGAAAGTTATACCCTAGGCAAGCAGCATCCTTCCACTCTGACTTTGCGTCCAAATGTTCATGCAAAAAGGAGAACATCCAAAGTTCGCGATTTTGTAGCCACAAAAATTTATCGGTATCAAAAACCTGCCCCTCACGAGTAAGACAGGTAAAATACCCCCCTAACTCATGATCCAACGAATGATTAATCCAAAAAGGCATAACATCATGAAGCAGTTTATCCCCATAAAATTGGGATAAGCCTTTAAAATCCTTTTCCATCTATCCCTTATTTGCAAATGTAAAAAAGCCAACCTTTTTCAACTCCCTCAATAGAGATTCTTTTTGTTCTTCATTCAGCCCTACAAAAGGCAAACGAGGGGAACCTACATTTATTCCCAACTGCTCCATCACAAACTTTGCACTTGCCATATATCCTCTCTTTGCAAGCACCTCTATTATCTGAATACTTTTTCGCTGCAACTTGAGTGCTCCTTTTAAATCATTACGATTAAGGCAGTCTCCCATTTGAAGATATAACGGTAACATAAAGTTATAAGTGCTTCCGATAAACCATGTTGCTCCAAGCTGCATGCTTACCAGTGCAATCTCATCAACACCTGCCATTACATTGTATTTAGAAGCAGTTGCAGAAATGTAATCCTGCATGTCAGTATGCGTATATTTTACTCCTTTAAAGTTAGGAATCTGCAATGCACCTTCGTTCAGAAAATCGGTCATAGAAAACGAAATGCTGGTTAATACAGGAATGTGATAATAATAAAAATCTTTATTGGGAGCTGCATTTGCAATTTCCTGACAAATTGAAACAAGCGTGCTCAAACTCGTTGGACGCTGATAAAACGGCCCCGTTGCAGAAATTGCCTTAACATGTTGTAGCGTGGCAGCATGAGCAGCCAGCTCGCATGCCTCCTTTGTCGAGAGGTGTCCAACAAAAACAAATAGTTGAAACTCGGGATCGACAACAGAGTTCCACGCTTCCGCTGTATTTTTACGCTCGGCTGTTGTAAGTTGATACCCCTCCGATGTTGATCCATTAATAAATGCACCTTTAACACCATTCTTTTTTAAGAATGAGTATAGGGCTGTTATTTCCGTAATGTTGACCTCTCCGTTTTCCTTAAATGGGGTGTGGGGAGCTGCAATAAAATTATGTTGTCTCATGCTCTCATGTTTTTTAGAAAAGGTAGGAAGTTGTCCTGAACCACCTGATGTATAAAAACAAGGTTATTCTGAACAACTTCACAAACCACTTATCCAATAATTATTTGCATTAGTATCCAGGGTTTTGTTGCCCCTTTAGTAATGGATCGCCATTTAACGTATTAATATCGATTGGCCATAGCAACTTATATGCTTCATTTTCTGCCAGAACAGGTGATGTTGCCGGGTAGCCAGCCAATATAGAAAAAGCTAAAGGTTTTCCAGCACCATCCTGCATACGACGTAAGTCGTACCAACGCTTCCCTTCCCAAACGAACTCCTTGTCGCGTTCTTTAAGAATTGCAAGTTCATTATCTGCAAATGTACCATTTGCGTACACAGGATAGGTTGGACCGTAGGCACGCTTCCTTATATCGTTAATGTAACCAGAAGGATCTTCGCCCTTCTTATTTGCGATTTCAGCTAATAGTAGTAGTACATCAGCATAACGGTACACTGGTATATCGCAATCGTACACCCTGTTATTCGTAGAGTTAATAGAACCTGCAAACTTACGCAGAACCACCGCCTTTACGGTTGGTGTTCCATTTACAACCTTGTAAAAATCAAGAAAGGTAGCACGCTTACGGGCATCTGCATTATCGTACGATTCGAATAGTTCGAACTTGTACTCGTTACGAAATATTCCCCCAGTACCCTTTAGGCTCAAGGTATCCTTAAGTACTTTCCCGTTAGAACCCGTGTAAAGATTCAAAAAAACAGCATCCTGGTATAGGAACTCAGCCGCATTGTTAGTGGCCTCTCCATCGGCAAAGCGTAACGCAAAAATAATTTCGTTGTTTCCCTTATTCGAGGAAGAGAAAACATCCTCAAACTTGTTTAGCAGGCTAAACTTGCCTGAATTTTTTACGGACAATAGGGCATCCTCTGCCTTCTTCAAATCGCCAGCCACATCGACAGCCTGCTGATCGTCGGTTGTAACTTTTGCCGACCATAAAAATATTTCACCCTTAAGCATCAAAGTTGCCGCCTTCGACCACATTCCCTTTTTATTCTTTAGGGTAAAATTATCGGCAGCAAAATACTGTTCCGATTTTTCAATCATCTGCTTAACAAAATCGAGGGTCTGCTTTGCGGTACCACGGGCCTTACCCAACTTATTTATATCCGAAGTCATGGTTGGCATTGGATCTGTTACAATTGGTACACCACCAAAGGTTTTGTAAAGTTGAAAGTAGTAGTATGCCCTCAAACCATAAGCCTGTCCAAGCAGATAATTTTTATTGGCTTCGTTCATTACGGTCGATTCCTCTGCCTTTTGAATAAAGAGGTTAACCTGCATAATACGTCCATAATAACCACCCCAGTTGCTAACACCAGTTTGATCTTTTGTAAAGGCATTATTTTTAATAGGAGAGCTGTAGTTTAAACTGGTTGAAAGGGTTGAGTTACCATTTTTCTGTGTTCCTCCTCTTGCTTCGCCCAGTACAAACATGTTTGTATAATCTCCCCTTAGCGAATTGTGAAGACCAACCATAAATCCCTCGAATTGCGCAGGAGTTTGCCAGAAATTTCCGCTAGCGTAGTAGTCTTCGGGAGCGAGCTCAAGGCTGTTGCAGGAAGTAAACAATCCCGCAAATGCTATTGTGTAAAAAAGTATTCTTAACTTTTTCATTTGTTTTTATTTTAAAGGATGTTGCTAGAATGAAAGATTTACACCGAATACATAGGTACGTGGCAGGGCATAACCGCTTCCTACATAACCTCCAACTTCAGGAGAGTAAGTCTTCGACTTGGTAAGGTAGCCTAGGTTTTGCCCAGTGAGCGTTACCTGCAGGTTTTGCATTTTAACCTTGCTTACCCAACTTTTAGGAAAGGTGTAGCTCATCGAAATCTCGCGAAAGCAGATGTAGTCGGCCTTGTAGGCAAACATCTTAGAGTCGCGGGCGTAGTTGCGCTTACCAAGCTGATCGGCCCAAGTATAAATTGGATACTTTGCCGAAGGATTTTCGGGAGTCCAGCTTTGCTTTACCTCTGCAACTGGATTAAACGCCCCCTGCATACATCCCATAAACCAAGGTAGCGTGTTATCGTACTGGTAGAAACCAAGAGCATAGTCCATACGCGCAAATAGGGTTAGGCCCTTCCAACTCATGGTAGAGGTTAAACCTCCAGTAAAGCGAGGAACCGTACGTCCTACGTACACCTTATCGAAGTTATCGATAAGACCATCACCGTTCACATCCTTCCATTTGATATCTCCAGGCTGAATTTGAAGCCCTTTTCCCTTTTCGGCTGTAGTTAGCTTATTCCATGCTTCCGGCCCATATAGCGTTTTACCATTACTTCCATTATTTCCGGAGGTGATATCGATACGATTCGCAGCCTCAGCCTGAATCTGCTCAGCATTTTGGTAGATGCCTTCAGCAACATGAAGCCACATTCCCCCTACCTCTTGACCTTCCTGTAATCCACCTACCCAAACTTTTTCCCCTGTTTTTGGATCGTAAATTTGCATTGCATCCTGACGATTACGCTCTAAACCATTATCTGGAAGTTTTACCACCTTATTCTTATTCCAAGATATGTTAGCGTTAACATCCCACTTAAAGTCGGACGTTTGAACTGCAGCAACTTTTACCTCAAACTCGACGCCCATATTTTTAATAGTTCCGTTGTTTGTTGTGAGCTTATTAACCCCCGAACTTCCAGGTACCGTAATTGGCGTAATTTTATCACTTGTAGTACGATCGTAGTAGGCAAGAGAAGCAAAAACTCGACCATTCAACAATCCAACATCAACGCCAACCTCTGCCGTATGCGATCTTTCCCATAGTAGGTCTGGATTAGGAAGCCCCTTTTCAGTAGTATATCCTGAACTAGAATCGTAACCCCCAAGAAGAAATCCTACGCCTCCATCGTATTTTGGTGAATAATAACTTCCTTGAAGTTGATATGAACCAATACCCGATACGTTGCCGTTCAAGCCATAACTAGCCCTCAACTTTAGCTGGGTAAGCCAATCTTTGGTTGAACTCATAAAAGACTCCTTACTTACCACCCAACCAGCAGATACTCCAGGAAAATACCCCCAACGGTTATCGCCAAGTAGCTTAGAGTAGCCATCCTGACGGTAGGTAAAGGACAGAAGGTACCTACCCATGAAATCGTAGTTAACACGGCTAAAGGCCGACAGAATACGCTGGCGGTCATGCCAAGTATCTATTTTACGCTTATCCTTTTCGCTTAGAGTCAACTCCAAATCACCAAAGTCGTCGGTAGGGGCTCCAGAACCTGCACCATATAATCCATAGTTGTAGGCATCGTAGAATTCTCCACCAACAATACCGTCGATATTATGATTATTGAACAACTTCTTCTTGTAGTTTAGCACCGCGTTATACGTTTGACGTAGGACTCGATCAAACTGAGCAGAAGTAGATCGGGTGACAACCTTGTTGCCTGGAGATTGAAGATAGTCGCGATTGAAACTCTCCTTATACTCCTCATCGTACATCCATATTGCGTTCAACTTTAGCGACAAATCGCGCATTAGGTTAACCTTTAACGACTGGCTAAGGGTAAACTTGTCGGAAACATTGGTACGCTTAAACTTGTCGATGTTAGCCTGCGGATTACCATCTGAAAGTCCTTGCCCTACTAGTGCATCTCCGTTTCCGTTATAGCCACGCATGGTAGGTGGAGCACTTAACATACGTCCAAAGTAGTTACCCTCGGCAGATATCGGGGTGTCCTTCCAACGGGCATTGGCAAAGTTTAGTCCGGAGTAGGAGGTTAACCAATCGTTAATCTTGTAATCGCCATTAAAGGTAAAGTT
It contains:
- a CDS encoding nitroreductase family protein, which encodes MVKELVYKNRSYRRFYESESIDRETLVELVDLARVSASGRNLQSLKYYISNEKSLNEKIFQTLAWAGYLKEWAGPAEGERPSGYIVILEDTTLGAAMAHDQGIASQSILLGAVEKGLGGCIIASVKKAELSKILELPEHLSIALVLAIGKPKEEVIMVEMAEDGDVKYWRDEDGRHYVPKRKLEDVLINL
- the folE gene encoding GTP cyclohydrolase I FolE, translated to MNDFENGVIRGYEKEERYNDEITQKLSEHYKSILTLIGEDPEREGLLKTPERVAKAIQFLTHGYHLDPKEILNSAKFKEDYQQMVLVKDIELYSMCEHHMIPFYGKAHVAYIPNGYITGLSKIARIVEAYARRLQVQERLTVQIRDCIHETLKPLGVAVVIEASHMCMQMRGVQKQNSVTTTSAFTGAFLSNSKTREEFIHLIGKKLH
- a CDS encoding sodium:solute symporter family transporter; this encodes MRTQILPFLILLLLTGCSSPPKGRPTYHWQKLQNVGAQDVKGYGKGVASPFAGVINGNLIVAGGCNFSIGDNGSIGNKRYYKEMYCYSLDRVASPPSPMALQLPSTLAYGVSIQVPSGVVFLGGRNDSVFSNKVMLLTWNVAQKKIVAHSLPPLPVKHALYGGTYTNGKIYVVGAETIAPYRKLFFSLQLNRLDSRWEQLATYPGRARTSPVVVAQSNGEEENIFLFFGTTADGKYPYILSSYLAYSIKGSKWGEEVKTNYNGSSISYFGGDAFRSGAHHILFVGGVDASIYREEIARREAYLKMPSSFQRDSIKRVSDAYMRANRSFFNFNSKVMAFHTLTKSWTPLQNAPYGGVAGAKVVSVGNKVYVVNGEIKPGERTPSVYAGEVNSSPEFGLLNWIVLVIYLLSMVYLGYYFMKGNDNTEEYFTASGQIPWWASGISIFATMLSAISYMALPAKTYTSDWRYSLMAVSIILIVPLVVKYYFPFFHRLKLSSAYEYLERRFGLSVRLIASALFIVFMVSRIGVVLLLPALALSTVTGISVLVSILLMGMITLFYSTTGGIKAVIWGDVIQGVVLLAGLFVAIIFLLVDIDGGISSLIEHSRAANKLQILDFSFDLTKPTFWVVMFGGLASSLITYTSDQSIIQRYMTTSDERGSIRGIWLNGWLSAPASLLFYFVGAALFAYYSENPMNLDVTMTNSDSIFPYYIMYALPSGVAGLMIAAIFAATMSTLSSNINAVSNALTVDFYQRLTGKHNSVVLAKIISFGVGFLGVTVAIWLSKTSVESIFDEFQTIIGLFVSGLGGFFAMGIFTKRISTVGAIAGLIGSGLILFFIQQTQIHFLIYGLIGFVSSFVLAWCVSIFIPNKKNLDELTIHTCGKRT
- a CDS encoding DUF3307 domain-containing protein, with amino-acid sequence MNLTILVQLLLAHILADFVFQTDDMVESKKKGGLKSKKFWFHIVLSGALTYLILMQWSGWLVPLFVMVTHGLLDYLKIRQEAKLLAFNNQVEDVSKRKSGARLFLMDQLYHLLVILMAWLYLTSSFNLILPFIAQLFSNKAYLTILTALTLIVWPVGLVIGIITEPFRNELGNNESDSLSRAGTYIGVLERVLTFIFVLLDQFSAIGFLFAAKSLLRISKDGEEKARKKTEYVLIGTLMSFAMAIVVGLAVKAIVKI
- a CDS encoding superoxide dismutase, which gives rise to MAFVLPELTYDYLALEPHIDARTMEIHHTKHHAAYLNNLNGAIKDTPLADLSIEAILKDASKHAPVVRNNSGGFYNHNLFWNFLSPNGGGVPSGEVGEAIIKAFGSFDKFKAEFSQASMSRFGSGWAWLVATPDGLKVSSTPNQDNPLMDVADVKGAPILGLDVWEHAYYLHYQNRRNEYVEAFFNVVNWDEVARLYKLTL
- a CDS encoding superoxide dismutase, which gives rise to MKFELPKLPYELSALNPTISDKTLEFHYGKHHQAYVNNLNNLVPGTKFENADLETIVLESDGAIFNNAAQVWNHTFYFNQFSPNPATAPTGELAKAIDATFGSFEKFKEEFTKASVGLFGSGWSWLVKNEAGVLEIVQEANAGNPLRKGKKPLLTCDVWEHAYYLDYQNRRPDYVSSFWNIVDWKVISERY
- a CDS encoding 6-carboxytetrahydropterin synthase codes for the protein MPLAYLTRREQFNAAHRLYKEGLSDEENFEIYGKCSNPNWHGHNYILLVTVKGEINPNTGYVVNLKELGRIVKEEIVEKIDHKNLNLEVDFMKGIIPSTENLAVAIWQQLKPQVEALKIALHCIKVQETENNFAEYYGE